A region from the Ptychodera flava strain L36383 chromosome 12, AS_Pfla_20210202, whole genome shotgun sequence genome encodes:
- the LOC139146284 gene encoding splicing factor ESS-2 homolog, translated as MAFRGVEDSVEKIIQEKKPREIVHENTKFGVSPFNLTQQKDTLARAAAAKAAIWRGKIGPDGKKIMAKETPNVNGYSFVATPSPAPGRNGDESPMMTWGEIESTPFRLDGSQTPAPRPSFRIPDVPRREKIWMRLAEKVSQTQRSTKKTRRLFAE; from the exons GAGTTGAGGACAGCGTAGAAAAAATAATTCAGGAAAAGAAGCCGAGAGAGATTGTACATGAGAACACCAAGTTTGGGGTGAGTCCGTTTAATCTGACACAGCAGAAGGATACTTTGGCCAGAGCTGCTGCGGCCAAGGCAGCCATCTGGCGCGGTAAGATTGGACCAGATGGCAAGAAGATCATGGCGAAGGAAACGCCAAATGTAAATGGATATTCATTTGTGGCAACTCCTTCACCAGCACCAG GAAGGAATGGTGATGAGTCGCCGATGATGACGTGGGGAGAGATAGAAAGTACTCCTTTCCGATTGGATGGAAGTCAAACACCAGCACCTAGACCATCTTTTAGG ATTCCAGATGTACCAAGAAGGGAAAAGATTTGGATGCGACTGGCAGAAAAGGTCAGTCAAACACAACGATCTACAAAAAAAACCAGGAGACTCTTCGCAGAATGA